A part of Sus scrofa isolate TJ Tabasco breed Duroc chromosome 15, Sscrofa11.1, whole genome shotgun sequence genomic DNA contains:
- the MBD5 gene encoding methyl-CpG-binding domain protein 5 isoform X4 — MNGGKECDGGDKDGGLPAIQVPVGWQRRVDQNGVLYVSPSGSLLSCLEQVKTYLLTDGTCKCGLECPLILPKVFNFDPGAAVKQRTAEDVKADEDVTKLCIHKRKIIAVATLHKSMEAPHPSLVLTSPGGGTNATPVVPSRAATPRSARNKSHEGITNSVMPECKNPFKLMIGSSNAMGRLYVQELPGSQQQELHPVYPRQRLGSSEHGQKSPFRGSHGGLPSPASSGSQIYGDGSISPRTDPLGSPDVFTRSNPGFHGAPNSSPIHLNRTPLSPPSVMLHGSPIQSSCAMAGRTNIPLSPTLTTKSPVMKKPMCNFSTNMEIPRAMFHHKPPQGPPPPPPPSCALQKKPLTSEKDPLGILDPIPSKPMNQNPVIINPTSFHSNVHSQVPVMNVSMPPAVVPLPSNLPLPTVKPGHMNHGSHVQRVQHSASTSLSPSPVTSPVHMMGTGIGRIEASPQRSRSSSTSSDHGNFMMPPLGPQATCSGIKVPPRSPRSTIGSPRPSMPSSPSTKSDGHHQYKDIPNPLIAGMSNVLNTPSSAAFPTASAGSGSVKSQPGLLGMPLNQILNQHNAASFPASSLLSAAAKAQLANQNKLAGNNSSSSSNSGAVAGSGNTEGHSTLNTMFPPTANMLLPTGEGQSGRAALRDKLMSQQKDSLRKRKQPPTTVLSLLRQSQMDSSAVPKPGPDLLRKQGQGSFPISSMSQLLQSMSCQSSHLSSNSTPGCGGSNTALPCSANQLHFTDPSMNSTVLQNSLTQNIPLRGEAVHCHNANTNFVHSNSPVPNHHLAGLINQIQASGNCGMLSQSGMALGNSLHPNPPQSRISTSSTPVIPNSIVSSYNQTSSEAGCSGPSSSIAIAGTNHPAITKTTSVLQDGVIVTTAAGNPLQSQLPIGSDFPFVGQEHALHFPSNSTSNNHLPHPLNPSLLSSLPISLPVNQQHLLNQNLLNILQPSAGEGDMSSINNTLNNHQLTHLQSLLNNNQMFPPNQQQQQLLQGYQNLQAFQGQSTIPCPANNNPMACLFQNFQVRMQEDAALLNKRISTQPGLTALPENPNTTLPPFQDTSCELQSRIDPSLSQQVKDGLVVGGQGDASVDAIYKAVVDAASKGMQVVITTAVNSTTQISPIPALSAMSAFTASIGDPLSLPSAVSAVIHGRNMSSVDHDGRLRNARGARLPSNLDHGKNSNEGDGFEYFKSASCHTSKKQWDGEQSPGGERNRWKCEEFLDHPGHIHNSPCHERPNNVSTLPFLPGEQHPILLPPRNCQGDKILEENFRYNNYKRTMMSFKERLENTVERCAHINGNRPRQSRGFGELLSTTKQDLVLEEQSPSSSNSLESSLVKDYIHYNGDFNAKSINGCVPSPSDAKSISSEDDLRNPDSPSSNELIHYRPRTFNVGDLVWGQIKGLTSWPGKLVREDDVHSSCQQSPEEGKVEPEKLKTLTEGLEAYSRARKRNRKSGKLNNHLEAAIHEAMSELDKMSGTVHQIPQGDRQMRPPKPKRRKISR, encoded by the exons TCCCAGTGGGTCTTTGTTATCTTGCTTGGAGCAGGTTAAAACATACCTGCTTACTGACGGAACATGCAAGTGTGGCTTGGAATGTCCTCTTATTCTTCCCAAG GTGTTTAATTTTGATCCTGGAGCTGCTGTGAAACAGAGAACTGCAGAAGATGTTAAAGCAGATGAAGATGTCACAAAGCTAtgcatacataaaagaaaaatcattgcaGTGGCCACACTTCATAAAAGCATGGAAGCCCCACATCCTTCTCTGGTGCTCACCAGTCCCGGAGGAGGAACAA ATGCAACTCCAGTAGTACCTTCACGGGCCGCAACTCCAAGATCTGCAAGAAATAAATCTCATGAAGGAATTACAAATTCTGTAATGCCTGAATGTAAGAATCCTTTCAAGTTAATGATTGGATCATCAAATGCCATGGGAAGGCTATATGTACAAGAACTGCCTGGAAGCCAGCAACAAGAACTCCACCCTGTCTACCCCCGGCAAAGATTGGGCAGCAGCGAACACGGACAGAAATCTCCATTCCGTGGCAGCCATGGAGGCCTGCCCAGCCCAGCGTCATCAGGTTCCCAGATATATGGAGATGGCTCAATCTCTCCAAGGACTGACCCACTTGGAAGCCCTGATGTTTTCACAAGAAGTAATCCTGGTTTTCATGGAGCTCCCAATTCCAGTCCTATTCACCTGAATAGGACTCCTCTTTCTCCACCTTCAGTAATGCTACATGGTTCTCCTATACAGTCATCTTGTGCAATGGCTGGAAGGACTAATATACCTCTTTCCCCAACCTTGACTACAAAGAGTCCAGTAATGAAAAAACCAATGTGTAATTTTTCAACTAATATGGAAATACCACGAGCAATGTTTCACCACAAACCACCCCAAggcccacctccccctcctccaccttcttGTGCTCTTCAGAAAAAGCCATTAACATCCGAAAAAGATCCACTTGGCATTCTTGACCCTATTCCTAGTAAACCGATGAATCAGAACCCTGTTATCATtaatccaactagtttccattCAAATGTCCACTCTCAGGTACCTGTGATGAATGTAAGCATGCCTCCTGCTGTTGTTCCTTTGCCAAGTAATCTCCCTTTGCCAACTGTAAAACCTGGTCACATGAATCATGGGAGTCATGTACAGAGAGTTCAGCATTCAGCTTCAACCTCCCTGTCCCCTTCTCCAGTGACATCCCCAGTGCACATGATGGGGACTGGAATTGGAAGGATTGAGGCATCGCCCCAAAGATCACGCTCATCTTCCACATCATCAGATCACGGAAATTTCATGATGCCACCTCTAGGACCCCAGGCCACGTGTAGTGGTATTAAGGTTCCACCCAGGTCACCAAGGTCAACGATAGGGTCCCCAAGGCCATCAATGCCATCAAGCCCTTCTACCAAGTCCGATGGACATCATCAGTACAAGGATATCCCTAACCCATTAATTGCTGGAATGAGTAATGTACTAAATACCCCAAGCAGTGCAGCTTTTCCTACTGCATCTGCCGGAAGTGGTTCTGTAAAGAGTCAGCCTGGTTTGCTGGGAATGCCTTTAAATCAGATCTTGAACCAGCACAATGCTGCCTCCTTTCCAGCAAGTAGTTTACTCTCAGCAGCAGCCAAAGCACAGCtagcaaatcaaaacaaacttgCTGGTAACAACAGTAGCAGCAGTAGCAATTCTGGAGCTGTTGCTGGCAGTGGCAACACTGAAGGACATAGCACTTTAAACACCATGTTCCCTCCTACTGCCAACATGCTTCTCCCAACAGGTGAAGGGCAAAGTGGTCGAGCAGCACTAAGAGATAAGCTGATGTCTCAGCAAAAAGACTCATTGCGAAAAAGAAAACAGCCACCTACCACAGTGTTGAGTTTGCTCAGACAGTCTCAAATGGATAGTTCTGCAGTTCCTAAACCTGGACCCGACTTGCTAAGgaagcagggtcagggatcgttTCCCATCAGTTCCATGTCTCAGTTACTACAGTCTATGAGTTGTCAAAGCTCTCACTTGAGTAGCAATAGTACCCCGGGTTGTGGGGGCTCAAATACTGCTTTGCCTTGCTCTGCTAACCAGCTGCATTTTACAGATCCCAGTATGAACTCCACTGTTCTTCAGAATTCACTGACACAGAACATACCTTTAAGAGGGGAAGCCGTGCACTGCCACAATGCAAACACTAACTTTGTTCACAGTAACAGTCCAGTCCCAAACCACCATCTTGCAGGTTTAATCAATCAGATTCAGGCTAGCGGGAACTGTGGGATGCTCAGTCAGTCGGGCATGGCTTTAGGAAATTCATTACATCCCAACCCACCTCAGTCAAGAATTTCAACGTCCTCCACTCCAGTGATACCAAACAGCATTGTTAGCAGCTATAATCAAACAAGTTCTGAAGCAG gCTGTTCAGGACCATCATCCTCCATAGCCATAGCTGGCACCAACCACCCCGCCATCACAAAGACAACATCTGTTCTTCAAGATGGCGTCATAGTCACCACCGCAGCCGGAAACCCACTGCAGAGTCAGCTGCCAATTGGGAGTGATTTTCCATTTGTTGGCCAGGAGCACGCACTTCATTTTCCATCCAACAGCACTTCAAACAACCATCTTCCACACCCCTTGAACCCCAGCCTCCTCAGTTCTCTACCTATCTCTTTGCCAGTGAATCAACAGCATCTCCTAAACCAGAATCTATTAAATATCCTCCAGCCTTCAGCAGGAGAAG GTGACATGTCCTCAATAAACAATACTTTGAATAACCATCAACTGACTCATCTACAGTCGCTGTTAAACAACAATCAGATGTTTCCTCcaaatcagcagcagcagcaacttcTTCAGGGGTACCAGAATCTTCAGGCATTTCAAGGACAGTCCACAATTCCTTGCCCAGCTAACAATAACCCCATGGCTTGTCTGTTTCAGAACTTTCAG GTGAGAATGCAGGAAGATGCAGCTCTCCTAAACAAAAGAATAAGCACTCAGCCGGGGCTCACAGCACTTCCCGAAAATCCAAACACTACACTTCCACCTTTCCAAGATACATCTTGTGAGTTGCAATCTCGGATTGACCCATCTCTCAGTCAGCAGGTGAAGGATGGTCTTGTTGTGGGTGGCCAAGGTGATGCTTCTGTAGATGCTATTTACAAAGCCGTTGTTGATGCAGCCAGCAAAGGAATGCAGGTTGTCATCACCACTGCAGTCAACAGTACAACTCAGATCAGCCCCATTCCAGCTCTGAGTGCCATGAGTGCCTTCACTGCTTCAATTGGTGACCCCTTAAGTCTCCCCAGTGCTGTCAGTGCGGTCATTCATGGACGAAACATGAGCAGTGTTGATCATGATGGGAGGCTGAGGAATGCAAGAGGGGCTCGGCTGCCCAGCAATCTGGACCATGGGAAAAACTCAAATGAAGGAGATGGGTTTGAATATTTCAAGTCAGCAAGTTGCCACACATCTAAAAAACAATGGGATGGGGAGCAAAGCCCTGGAGGGGAACGAAACAGGTGGAAGTGTGAGGAATTTTTAGATCATCCAGGCCATATCCACAATAGTCCTTGTCACGAAAGGCCCAACAATGTCTCTACACTGCCATTTCTGCCTGGGGAACAGCACCCAATACTGTTACCACCAAGAAACTGTCAAGGGGATAAAATTCTGGAGGAAAATTTCAGGTATAATAACTACAAAAGAACTATGATGAGTTTTAAGGAGAGACTAGAGAACACTGTGGAAAGATGTGCACACATTAATGGGAACAGACCTCGACAGAGTCGGGGCTTTGGAGAGCTGCTGAGCACCACAAAGCAAGACCTGGTCCTAGAGGAACAATCTCCGAGCTCCTCAAATAGCTTGGAAAGTTCTCTGGTCAAAGACTACATCCATTACAATGGAGACTTTAATGCCAAAAGCATTAATGGGTGTGTACCTAGCCCTTCAGATGCTAAAAGCATCAGTAGTGAAGATGACCTAAGGAATCCAGACTCCCCCTCTTCAAATGAGTTGATACATTATAGGCCAAGGACGTTCAACGTTGGCGACTTGGTCTGGGGCCAAATCAAAGGACTGacttcctggcctggaaaattaGTAAGAGAAGACGACGTTCACAGTTCTTGTCAACAAAGCCCCGAGGAAGGGAAG
- the MBD5 gene encoding methyl-CpG-binding domain protein 5 isoform X2: MNGGKECDGGDKDGGLPAIQVPVGWQRRVDQNGVLYVSPSGSLLSCLEQVKTYLLTDGTCKCGLECPLILPKVFNFDPGAAVKQRTAEDVKADEDVTKLCIHKRKIIAVATLHKSMEAPHPSLVLTSPGGGTNATPVVPSRAATPRSARNKSHEGITNSVMPECKNPFKLMIGSSNAMGRLYVQELPGSQQQELHPVYPRQRLGSSEHGQKSPFRGSHGGLPSPASSGSQIYGDGSISPRTDPLGSPDVFTRSNPGFHGAPNSSPIHLNRTPLSPPSVMLHGSPIQSSCAMAGRTNIPLSPTLTTKSPVMKKPMCNFSTNMEIPRAMFHHKPPQGPPPPPPPSCALQKKPLTSEKDPLGILDPIPSKPMNQNPVIINPTSFHSNVHSQVPVMNVSMPPAVVPLPSNLPLPTVKPGHMNHGSHVQRVQHSASTSLSPSPVTSPVHMMGTGIGRIEASPQRSRSSSTSSDHGNFMMPPLGPQATCSGIKVPPRSPRSTIGSPRPSMPSSPSTKSDGHHQYKDIPNPLIAGMSNVLNTPSSAAFPTASAGSGSVKSQPGLLGMPLNQILNQHNAASFPASSLLSAAAKAQLANQNKLAGNNSSSSSNSGAVAGSGNTEGHSTLNTMFPPTANMLLPTGEGQSGRAALRDKLMSQQKDSLRKRKQPPTTVLSLLRQSQMDSSAVPKPGPDLLRKQGQGSFPISSMSQLLQSMSCQSSHLSSNSTPGCGGSNTALPCSANQLHFTDPSMNSTVLQNSLTQNIPLRGEAVHCHNANTNFVHSNSPVPNHHLAGLINQIQASGNCGMLSQSGMALGNSLHPNPPQSRISTSSTPVIPNSIVSSYNQTSSEAGCSGPSSSIAIAGTNHPAITKTTSVLQDGVIVTTAAGNPLQSQLPIGSDFPFVGQEHALHFPSNSTSNNHLPHPLNPSLLSSLPISLPVNQQHLLNQNLLNILQPSAGEGKSEINLHPLGFLNPNVNAALAFLSSDMDGQVLQPVHFQLLAALLQNQAHAAAMLPLPSFNLTISDLLQQQNTPLPSLTQMTAPPDHLPSNQSENSQAETLLTSPLGNPLPSFAGSDTTFNPLLLPAVTGASGLMTLNPQLLGGVLNSASANTANHPEVSIATSSQATTTTTTTSSAVAALTVSTLGGTAVVSMAETLLNVSNNAGNTSGPAKLNSNSVVPQLLNPLLGTGLLGDMSSINNTLNNHQLTHLQSLLNNNQMFPPNQQQQQLLQGYQNLQAFQGQSTIPCPANNNPMACLFQNFQVRMQEDAALLNKRISTQPGLTALPENPNTTLPPFQDTSCELQSRIDPSLSQQVKDGLVVGGQGDASVDAIYKAVVDAASKGMQVVITTAVNSTTQISPIPALSAMSAFTASIGDPLSLPSAVSAVIHGRNMSSVDHDGRLRNARGARLPSNLDHGKNSNEGDGFEYFKSASCHTSKKQWDGEQSPGGERNRWKCEEFLDHPGHIHNSPCHERPNNVSTLPFLPGEQHPILLPPRNCQGDKILEENFRYNNYKRTMMSFKERLENTVERCAHINGNRPRQSRGFGELLSTTKQDLVLEEQSPSSSNSLESSLVKDYIHYNGDFNAKSINGCVPSPSDAKSISSEDDLRNPDSPSSNELIHYRPRTFNVGDLVWGQIKGLTSWPGKLVREDDVHSSCQQSPEEGKVEPEKLKTLTEGLEAYSRARKRNRKSGKLNNHLEAAIHEAMSELDKMSGTVHQIPQGDRQMRPPKPKRRKISR, translated from the exons TCCCAGTGGGTCTTTGTTATCTTGCTTGGAGCAGGTTAAAACATACCTGCTTACTGACGGAACATGCAAGTGTGGCTTGGAATGTCCTCTTATTCTTCCCAAG GTGTTTAATTTTGATCCTGGAGCTGCTGTGAAACAGAGAACTGCAGAAGATGTTAAAGCAGATGAAGATGTCACAAAGCTAtgcatacataaaagaaaaatcattgcaGTGGCCACACTTCATAAAAGCATGGAAGCCCCACATCCTTCTCTGGTGCTCACCAGTCCCGGAGGAGGAACAA ATGCAACTCCAGTAGTACCTTCACGGGCCGCAACTCCAAGATCTGCAAGAAATAAATCTCATGAAGGAATTACAAATTCTGTAATGCCTGAATGTAAGAATCCTTTCAAGTTAATGATTGGATCATCAAATGCCATGGGAAGGCTATATGTACAAGAACTGCCTGGAAGCCAGCAACAAGAACTCCACCCTGTCTACCCCCGGCAAAGATTGGGCAGCAGCGAACACGGACAGAAATCTCCATTCCGTGGCAGCCATGGAGGCCTGCCCAGCCCAGCGTCATCAGGTTCCCAGATATATGGAGATGGCTCAATCTCTCCAAGGACTGACCCACTTGGAAGCCCTGATGTTTTCACAAGAAGTAATCCTGGTTTTCATGGAGCTCCCAATTCCAGTCCTATTCACCTGAATAGGACTCCTCTTTCTCCACCTTCAGTAATGCTACATGGTTCTCCTATACAGTCATCTTGTGCAATGGCTGGAAGGACTAATATACCTCTTTCCCCAACCTTGACTACAAAGAGTCCAGTAATGAAAAAACCAATGTGTAATTTTTCAACTAATATGGAAATACCACGAGCAATGTTTCACCACAAACCACCCCAAggcccacctccccctcctccaccttcttGTGCTCTTCAGAAAAAGCCATTAACATCCGAAAAAGATCCACTTGGCATTCTTGACCCTATTCCTAGTAAACCGATGAATCAGAACCCTGTTATCATtaatccaactagtttccattCAAATGTCCACTCTCAGGTACCTGTGATGAATGTAAGCATGCCTCCTGCTGTTGTTCCTTTGCCAAGTAATCTCCCTTTGCCAACTGTAAAACCTGGTCACATGAATCATGGGAGTCATGTACAGAGAGTTCAGCATTCAGCTTCAACCTCCCTGTCCCCTTCTCCAGTGACATCCCCAGTGCACATGATGGGGACTGGAATTGGAAGGATTGAGGCATCGCCCCAAAGATCACGCTCATCTTCCACATCATCAGATCACGGAAATTTCATGATGCCACCTCTAGGACCCCAGGCCACGTGTAGTGGTATTAAGGTTCCACCCAGGTCACCAAGGTCAACGATAGGGTCCCCAAGGCCATCAATGCCATCAAGCCCTTCTACCAAGTCCGATGGACATCATCAGTACAAGGATATCCCTAACCCATTAATTGCTGGAATGAGTAATGTACTAAATACCCCAAGCAGTGCAGCTTTTCCTACTGCATCTGCCGGAAGTGGTTCTGTAAAGAGTCAGCCTGGTTTGCTGGGAATGCCTTTAAATCAGATCTTGAACCAGCACAATGCTGCCTCCTTTCCAGCAAGTAGTTTACTCTCAGCAGCAGCCAAAGCACAGCtagcaaatcaaaacaaacttgCTGGTAACAACAGTAGCAGCAGTAGCAATTCTGGAGCTGTTGCTGGCAGTGGCAACACTGAAGGACATAGCACTTTAAACACCATGTTCCCTCCTACTGCCAACATGCTTCTCCCAACAGGTGAAGGGCAAAGTGGTCGAGCAGCACTAAGAGATAAGCTGATGTCTCAGCAAAAAGACTCATTGCGAAAAAGAAAACAGCCACCTACCACAGTGTTGAGTTTGCTCAGACAGTCTCAAATGGATAGTTCTGCAGTTCCTAAACCTGGACCCGACTTGCTAAGgaagcagggtcagggatcgttTCCCATCAGTTCCATGTCTCAGTTACTACAGTCTATGAGTTGTCAAAGCTCTCACTTGAGTAGCAATAGTACCCCGGGTTGTGGGGGCTCAAATACTGCTTTGCCTTGCTCTGCTAACCAGCTGCATTTTACAGATCCCAGTATGAACTCCACTGTTCTTCAGAATTCACTGACACAGAACATACCTTTAAGAGGGGAAGCCGTGCACTGCCACAATGCAAACACTAACTTTGTTCACAGTAACAGTCCAGTCCCAAACCACCATCTTGCAGGTTTAATCAATCAGATTCAGGCTAGCGGGAACTGTGGGATGCTCAGTCAGTCGGGCATGGCTTTAGGAAATTCATTACATCCCAACCCACCTCAGTCAAGAATTTCAACGTCCTCCACTCCAGTGATACCAAACAGCATTGTTAGCAGCTATAATCAAACAAGTTCTGAAGCAG gCTGTTCAGGACCATCATCCTCCATAGCCATAGCTGGCACCAACCACCCCGCCATCACAAAGACAACATCTGTTCTTCAAGATGGCGTCATAGTCACCACCGCAGCCGGAAACCCACTGCAGAGTCAGCTGCCAATTGGGAGTGATTTTCCATTTGTTGGCCAGGAGCACGCACTTCATTTTCCATCCAACAGCACTTCAAACAACCATCTTCCACACCCCTTGAACCCCAGCCTCCTCAGTTCTCTACCTATCTCTTTGCCAGTGAATCAACAGCATCTCCTAAACCAGAATCTATTAAATATCCTCCAGCCTTCAGCAGGAGAAGGCAAGTCTGAGATCAACCTCCACCCTTTAGGTTTTCTCAACCCGAATGTAAACGCTGCTTTAGCTTTTCTCTCCAGTGACATGGATGGGCAGGTCTTGCAGCCTGTTCACTTTCAACTCTTAGCAGCCCTGCTTCAGAACCAAGCCCACGCAGCTGCCATGCTTCCCTTGCCATCTTTCAATCTGACCATCTCAGATCTTTTGCAACAGCAAAACACCCCTTTACCCTCATTAACACAGATGACAGCCCCACCAGACCATTTGCCAAGCAATCAGTCAGAGAACAGCCAAGCTGAGACCCTTTTAACCAGCCCCCTGGGGAACCCTTTACCAAGCTTTGCAGGCAGTGACACTACTTTTAACCCCCTGTTACTCCCAGCTGTCACTGGGGCCTCAGGATTAATGACCTTGAATCCCCAGCTGTTGGGAGGTGTCCTGAACTCGGCATCGGCCAACACCGCTAATCATCCAGAGGTTTCCATAGCAACTTCTTCCCAGGCAACCACTACCACAACCACTACATCATCAGCAGTGGCAGCACTGACTGTCTCAACACTTGGTGGGACAGCAGTGGTGTCAATGGCAGAAACATTGCTGAATGTATCTAATAATGCTGGGAATACATCTGGTCCAGCTAAACTCAACAGTAACTCTGTGGTGCCACAGCTACTTAACCCTCTACTGGGGACAGGTCTGCTTG GTGACATGTCCTCAATAAACAATACTTTGAATAACCATCAACTGACTCATCTACAGTCGCTGTTAAACAACAATCAGATGTTTCCTCcaaatcagcagcagcagcaacttcTTCAGGGGTACCAGAATCTTCAGGCATTTCAAGGACAGTCCACAATTCCTTGCCCAGCTAACAATAACCCCATGGCTTGTCTGTTTCAGAACTTTCAG GTGAGAATGCAGGAAGATGCAGCTCTCCTAAACAAAAGAATAAGCACTCAGCCGGGGCTCACAGCACTTCCCGAAAATCCAAACACTACACTTCCACCTTTCCAAGATACATCTTGTGAGTTGCAATCTCGGATTGACCCATCTCTCAGTCAGCAGGTGAAGGATGGTCTTGTTGTGGGTGGCCAAGGTGATGCTTCTGTAGATGCTATTTACAAAGCCGTTGTTGATGCAGCCAGCAAAGGAATGCAGGTTGTCATCACCACTGCAGTCAACAGTACAACTCAGATCAGCCCCATTCCAGCTCTGAGTGCCATGAGTGCCTTCACTGCTTCAATTGGTGACCCCTTAAGTCTCCCCAGTGCTGTCAGTGCGGTCATTCATGGACGAAACATGAGCAGTGTTGATCATGATGGGAGGCTGAGGAATGCAAGAGGGGCTCGGCTGCCCAGCAATCTGGACCATGGGAAAAACTCAAATGAAGGAGATGGGTTTGAATATTTCAAGTCAGCAAGTTGCCACACATCTAAAAAACAATGGGATGGGGAGCAAAGCCCTGGAGGGGAACGAAACAGGTGGAAGTGTGAGGAATTTTTAGATCATCCAGGCCATATCCACAATAGTCCTTGTCACGAAAGGCCCAACAATGTCTCTACACTGCCATTTCTGCCTGGGGAACAGCACCCAATACTGTTACCACCAAGAAACTGTCAAGGGGATAAAATTCTGGAGGAAAATTTCAGGTATAATAACTACAAAAGAACTATGATGAGTTTTAAGGAGAGACTAGAGAACACTGTGGAAAGATGTGCACACATTAATGGGAACAGACCTCGACAGAGTCGGGGCTTTGGAGAGCTGCTGAGCACCACAAAGCAAGACCTGGTCCTAGAGGAACAATCTCCGAGCTCCTCAAATAGCTTGGAAAGTTCTCTGGTCAAAGACTACATCCATTACAATGGAGACTTTAATGCCAAAAGCATTAATGGGTGTGTACCTAGCCCTTCAGATGCTAAAAGCATCAGTAGTGAAGATGACCTAAGGAATCCAGACTCCCCCTCTTCAAATGAGTTGATACATTATAGGCCAAGGACGTTCAACGTTGGCGACTTGGTCTGGGGCCAAATCAAAGGACTGacttcctggcctggaaaattaGTAAGAGAAGACGACGTTCACAGTTCTTGTCAACAAAGCCCCGAGGAAGGGAAG